A genomic segment from Leptolyngbya boryana PCC 6306 encodes:
- a CDS encoding histidine phosphatase family protein — translation MTTRVILVRHGESSYNVEKRAQGHCDLSTLTEKGEIMATQVAKALKDLQFDAIYTSPLQRAKRTAEVIFEGLDNPPALQVTDYLKEINVFLWEGMLFSEVQEKYPEMYDYWHTEPHKVRMTLPDGSELAPVQDLYEQAERFWRSTIPHHANQTLLIVAHSGINRALINTAIGLEPADYQRFHISNCGITVLNFSGDFGQTVQIESLNVTSHLGETIPKLRPKHKGARLLLVRHGETEWNRQGRFQGQIDVPLNDNGRVQASQAGEFLKSVSIDSAVSSSMARPKETAELILKHHPDIDLKLRDDLREISHGLWEGKFESEIEADYPGLLEQWQSRPETVQMPEGENLQQVWDRAIAGWNEIVKNAQPGETVLVVAHDAINKAILCYISGLTTASFWNFKQGNGAVSVIDYPKGNDATPLLMAMNITTHLGGVLDKTAAGAL, via the coding sequence ATGACGACTCGTGTAATTCTCGTCCGCCACGGTGAAAGCAGCTACAACGTTGAAAAAAGAGCGCAGGGGCATTGTGATCTCTCCACCTTGACCGAAAAAGGAGAAATCATGGCAACCCAGGTTGCAAAAGCCCTCAAAGACTTGCAATTCGATGCCATCTATACCAGCCCACTCCAACGTGCAAAACGCACAGCCGAAGTGATTTTTGAAGGATTAGACAATCCCCCCGCTCTGCAAGTCACAGACTATTTAAAAGAAATCAATGTTTTTCTTTGGGAAGGAATGCTCTTCAGCGAAGTCCAAGAAAAATATCCTGAAATGTATGACTACTGGCACACCGAGCCACATAAAGTCAGAATGACGCTACCCGATGGCAGCGAACTCGCTCCAGTTCAAGACTTATACGAGCAAGCAGAACGATTCTGGCGATCGACCATTCCCCACCACGCCAATCAAACCCTCTTGATCGTCGCCCATAGTGGCATTAATCGCGCCTTAATCAATACCGCGATCGGACTAGAACCCGCTGACTATCAACGATTCCACATCTCCAACTGCGGCATCACCGTTCTCAACTTCTCCGGCGATTTTGGACAAACCGTTCAAATCGAATCCCTCAACGTCACCTCTCATTTAGGCGAAACCATCCCCAAACTCCGTCCCAAACACAAAGGCGCACGCCTCTTACTCGTCCGACATGGTGAAACCGAATGGAACCGCCAAGGACGCTTCCAAGGACAAATCGATGTTCCCCTCAACGACAACGGACGAGTTCAAGCCTCCCAGGCTGGCGAATTCCTTAAATCTGTCTCCATTGATTCCGCCGTCAGCAGTTCAATGGCACGCCCCAAAGAAACCGCAGAACTCATTCTGAAACATCATCCCGACATTGACTTAAAACTGCGCGACGACCTGCGCGAAATTAGTCACGGACTCTGGGAAGGGAAGTTTGAATCTGAAATCGAAGCAGACTATCCCGGTTTGCTAGAGCAATGGCAAAGTCGCCCTGAAACCGTCCAAATGCCAGAAGGCGAGAATTTGCAGCAAGTTTGGGATCGAGCGATCGCTGGATGGAACGAGATTGTTAAGAATGCCCAACCCGGAGAAACCGTCCTCGTCGTTGCACACGATGCCATCAATAAAGCAATTCTTTGCTACATCTCCGGCTTAACCACAGCCTCTTTCTGGAACTTCAAACAAGGGAACGGTGCCGTCAGCGTCATCGACTATCCCAAAGGCAACGATGCAACGCCCTTACTAATGGCAATGAATATCACAACCCATTTAGGAGGTGTTTTAGACAAGACTGCCGCAGGCGCACTTTAA
- a CDS encoding DUF3110 domain-containing protein — translation MQVFVLLFNADTDNPGIHTISVGTQNLVLMFAQQDDAERYAMMLEAQDFAVPTVEKIDQEEIEEFCQDAGYEAYLIPENFMPQNEFERLLLAPPEANREETDWSSEDKPEREESELSNGELDRIRRQLEGLL, via the coding sequence ATGCAAGTTTTCGTTCTGCTGTTCAATGCTGACACCGATAATCCGGGGATTCATACGATTAGCGTGGGAACTCAGAATTTGGTGTTGATGTTTGCGCAACAAGATGATGCGGAGCGGTACGCGATGATGCTGGAGGCGCAGGATTTTGCGGTTCCGACGGTGGAAAAGATTGATCAAGAAGAGATTGAAGAGTTTTGTCAGGATGCGGGCTATGAGGCGTATCTGATTCCTGAGAATTTTATGCCGCAAAATGAGTTTGAGCGGTTGTTGTTGGCTCCGCCTGAGGCGAATCGTGAAGAGACGGATTGGAGCAGTGAGGATAAGCCGGAACGTGAGGAGTCGGAACTGTCGAATGGGGAACTCGATCGCATTCGTCGCCAGTTAGAAGGGTTGCTTTGA
- a CDS encoding VOC family protein, with the protein MNSNPVIWFEIYVQDMDRAKAFYESVFQRKLESLNNPDLEMWSFPMQMGSEGAAGALVKMPGVSSGGNSTLIYFSCDDCAVEESRVKEFGGRIQKTKMSIGEYGFISLVADTEGNLFGLHSMQ; encoded by the coding sequence ATGAATAGCAATCCCGTCATCTGGTTTGAAATCTATGTGCAAGACATGGATCGAGCTAAAGCCTTCTACGAATCTGTTTTTCAACGCAAACTAGAAAGTCTGAACAACCCGGATTTAGAAATGTGGAGCTTTCCGATGCAGATGGGAAGCGAAGGTGCAGCGGGTGCATTAGTAAAAATGCCTGGAGTTTCATCGGGAGGTAACAGTACTCTGATCTATTTCAGTTGCGATGACTGTGCAGTAGAAGAAAGTAGAGTCAAAGAATTCGGCGGTCGAATTCAAAAAACTAAGATGTCGATCGGAGAGTATGGTTTCATCTCATTAGTTGCTGATACCGAAGGCAATCTGTTCGGCTTACATTCTATGCAGTAA
- a CDS encoding DUF2808 domain-containing protein, whose amino-acid sequence MLRKLSSLKARSHFASVFTISAVLLSLLPLTARAGQIGGRSYFERAPHLVRTAASNVLAHTPSAYEFTIQVPSDAGAALQTVRIAQEENLDRVSFDPSQSRAFLGDHMARGQSVSLAAIGGERPNNKSETTVTFNPPIQPGQTVTVVLDATANPWQGGVYLFGVTAYPEGDQASGLFGSVLDMWIYGRMKTMC is encoded by the coding sequence ATGTTGAGAAAGCTATCTTCGCTGAAAGCGCGATCGCACTTCGCATCGGTATTTACGATCAGTGCAGTGCTGCTCAGTCTCTTACCGTTGACTGCGAGAGCAGGGCAAATTGGAGGACGGAGCTACTTTGAACGTGCGCCTCATCTCGTTCGGACTGCTGCTAGTAACGTTTTAGCTCATACTCCATCGGCTTATGAGTTTACGATTCAAGTGCCATCGGATGCTGGAGCAGCTTTGCAAACGGTTAGAATTGCTCAGGAGGAAAACCTCGATCGTGTCAGCTTCGATCCTTCACAAAGTCGTGCATTTCTAGGAGATCACATGGCGAGAGGGCAATCGGTTTCACTCGCCGCGATCGGTGGTGAACGCCCCAACAATAAGAGTGAGACAACCGTCACATTTAACCCTCCGATTCAACCCGGACAAACTGTGACTGTTGTACTAGATGCAACAGCAAATCCTTGGCAGGGAGGCGTTTATTTGTTTGGAGTCACGGCTTATCCTGAAGGAGATCAAGCTTCTGGATTGTTCGGTAGTGTTCTAGATATGTGGATATATGGCAGAATGAAAACGATGTGTTAG